The following proteins come from a genomic window of Vicia villosa cultivar HV-30 ecotype Madison, WI unplaced genomic scaffold, Vvil1.0 ctg.000460F_1_1, whole genome shotgun sequence:
- the LOC131628517 gene encoding fasciclin-like arabinogalactan protein 12 yields MMFKKQSHLFSFSLAILISLLYSTTITLSQLSPANAPIQPTLPSPTTPAASPKPLVPSLPESPTDSTPDTAAVDIVGILRKAKSFNVLVRLMKTTQLINQLNSQLLTTKTGGLTILAPDDSAFSELKAGFLNSLSDGQKLELLQFHVISDYVSSSNFDILTNPVRTLAGAKPGKVELNVVSYGGSVNISTGEVNTTINGIIYTDKHLAIYKVGKVLLPMDFFSVAKAPKKGPSLAPEPSALTPKAEKEKPLSPDSSDHSSQAKPLNDNSGSVKINAYGKWISLFLGAVMLTSLSA; encoded by the coding sequence ATGATGTTTAAGAAGCAATCTCATCTCTTCTCCTTCTCCCTTGCAATACTAATTTCTCTTTTGTATTCCACCACAATTACTTTATCCCAATTATCACCTGCTAATGCTCCAATACAACCTACACTACCTTCCCCAACCACGCCAGCTGCATCCCCCAAACCATTGGTACCTTCATTACCGGAATCACCTACTGACTCCACACCTGACACCGCAGCTGTTGACATAGTCGGAATCCTGAGAAAAGCCAAGTCATTCAACGTCCTAGTCCGACTCATGAAAACAACTCAATTAATCAACCAACTCAATTCGCAACTATTGACTACAAAAACAGGCGGATTAACAATTCTTGCACCAGATGACAGTGCCTTCTCAGAACTCAAAGCAGGATTCCTCAACTCTCTTTCTGACGGACAGAAACTCGAACTCTTACAGTTCCACGTTATTTCCGACTACGTATCAAGCTCTAACTTTGATATCCTAACCAACCCTGTGAGAACACTTGCAGGAGCTAAACCAGGAAAGGTGGAGCTGAACGTTGTGAGTTACGGTGGAAGTGTCAACATATCAACGGGAGAAGTGAACACTACAATCAATGGCATTATATATACCGATAAGCATCTTGCTATCTATAAAGTTGGCAAAGTGCTTCTTCCTATGGATTTCTTTTCCGTTGCTAAGGCACCAAAGAAGGGACCCTCTTTGGCGCCGGAACCTTCTGCACTGACTCCAAAAGCCGAAAAGGAGAAGCCCCTATCACcagattcttctgatcattcATCTCAAGCTAAGCCCCTAAATGATAACTCTGGTTCGGTAAAAATCAATGCCTATGGAAAGTGGATATCTCTTTTCCTTGGAGCAGTTATGTTAACTTCATTGTCTGCATAA